The proteins below are encoded in one region of Flavobacterium nackdongense:
- the typA gene encoding translational GTPase TypA has translation MEAIRNIAIIAHVDHGKTTLVDKIMYHCQLFRDNENTGDLILDNNDLERERGITITSKNVSVVYKGTKINIIDTPGHADFGGEVERVLNMADGVCLLVDAFEGPMPQTRFVLQKAIDLGLKPCVVINKVDKENCTPEEVHEKVFDLMFELGAEEWQLDFPTVYGSAKNNWMSDHWENVTDNIEALLDMVIDNVPAPKVSEGTPQMLITSLDFSAFTGRIAIGRLERGVLKEGMPVSLVKRDGAITKSRIKELHTFEGLGRKKVQEVIAGDICAIIGVEGFEIGDTIACFENPEALQTIAIDEPTMSMLFTINDSPFFGKEGKFVTSRHIRERLTKELEKNLAMKLGETDSADKFMVFGRGVLHLSVLIETMRREGYELQIGQPQVIIKEIDGKKCEPIEELTIDLPESLSGRAVEFVTMRKGEMLSMETKGERMVVKFNIPSRGIIGLRNQLLTATAGEAIMAHRFIGYEPFKGEIAGRNKGSLISMEKGKAIPYSIDKLQDRGKFFVEPNAEIYEGQVIGENSRGDDMCVNVTKEKKQSNVRSSGNDEKARIIPPIIFSLEEALEYIQKDEYVEVTPKSIRLRKIYLTETDRKRFKV, from the coding sequence ATGGAAGCTATTAGAAACATTGCAATTATTGCCCACGTCGATCACGGTAAAACTACTTTGGTTGATAAAATTATGTATCACTGTCAATTATTTCGTGACAACGAAAATACAGGTGATTTAATTCTTGACAACAACGACTTAGAGCGTGAACGAGGTATTACAATTACATCAAAGAATGTTTCGGTGGTTTACAAAGGAACAAAAATCAATATTATTGATACTCCTGGCCACGCCGATTTTGGTGGTGAAGTGGAACGTGTATTGAATATGGCTGATGGAGTTTGCCTTTTGGTAGATGCTTTTGAAGGGCCAATGCCACAAACTCGTTTCGTATTGCAAAAAGCCATCGATTTGGGATTAAAACCTTGCGTGGTAATCAACAAGGTAGACAAAGAAAATTGTACTCCTGAAGAAGTGCATGAAAAAGTGTTCGATTTGATGTTTGAATTGGGTGCTGAAGAATGGCAATTAGATTTTCCAACGGTGTACGGTTCAGCCAAAAATAACTGGATGTCTGACCATTGGGAAAATGTTACGGATAATATTGAAGCTTTATTGGACATGGTTATTGATAATGTACCCGCTCCAAAAGTTTCTGAAGGTACTCCACAAATGTTAATTACTTCTTTAGATTTTTCAGCTTTTACAGGGCGTATCGCCATTGGCCGTTTGGAAAGAGGAGTTTTAAAAGAAGGAATGCCTGTTTCTTTGGTGAAAAGAGATGGTGCTATTACCAAATCAAGAATTAAAGAATTGCATACTTTTGAGGGATTAGGTCGTAAAAAAGTACAAGAAGTTATAGCTGGTGATATTTGCGCAATTATTGGAGTTGAAGGTTTTGAAATTGGCGATACTATTGCTTGTTTCGAAAATCCAGAAGCTTTGCAAACCATTGCAATTGATGAGCCAACGATGAGTATGTTGTTTACAATTAACGATTCACCTTTCTTTGGGAAAGAGGGTAAATTTGTAACTTCTCGTCATATTAGAGAGCGTTTAACCAAGGAATTGGAGAAAAACTTAGCAATGAAATTAGGCGAAACTGATTCTGCTGATAAATTTATGGTTTTTGGTCGTGGTGTATTACACTTGTCTGTCCTTATCGAAACAATGCGAAGAGAAGGGTATGAATTACAAATCGGTCAACCACAGGTTATTATCAAAGAAATTGATGGTAAAAAATGTGAACCAATCGAGGAATTAACTATCGATTTGCCAGAATCTCTTTCAGGAAGAGCGGTAGAATTTGTTACTATGCGTAAAGGCGAAATGCTTTCAATGGAAACTAAAGGCGAACGTATGGTTGTGAAATTTAATATCCCATCTCGTGGAATTATTGGATTGCGTAATCAATTATTGACTGCTACTGCTGGTGAGGCGATTATGGCGCACCGTTTTATAGGATACGAACCTTTCAAAGGTGAGATTGCCGGTCGTAACAAAGGTTCATTGATTTCTATGGAGAAAGGAAAAGCGATTCCATATTCTATCGATAAATTGCAGGATCGTGGTAAGTTTTTTGTTGAACCAAATGCTGAAATATACGAAGGCCAAGTAATTGGTGAAAACTCTCGTGGAGATGATATGTGTGTGAACGTAACTAAAGAGAAAAAACAATCTAACGTTCGTTCTTCTGGAAATGATGAAAAAGCAAGAATTATTCCACCGATTATTTTCTCATTAGAAGAAGCTTTAGAATACATTCAAAAAGACGAATATGTGGAGGTTACACCAAAATCGATTCGTTTGAGAAAAATATATTTGACAGAAACAGATAGAAAAAGATTTAAAGTATAA
- a CDS encoding alpha/beta hydrolase: MQKICFILITFFLTSVISAQELSVSSGTIKRFSNYKSQFVDARTIDVWLPEGFSENEKYAVLYMQDGQMLFDAKSTWNKQAWEIDEVAATLLTQGKIQKFIVVGIWNNGQKRHSEYFPQKPYQTLNSTQQTNISNILLKRGKINSEFIPASDNYLKFVTAELKPFIDSNFPTQKDAKHTFIAGSSMGALISLYAICEYPTVFGGAACLSTHWTGIYQNEDNPIPDTFFSYLKNKLPDSKNHKIYFDYGDQTLDSLYQPSQQKVDAIMKSKGYTSKNWETRFFPGENHSELAWAKRMQFPLLFLL, from the coding sequence ATGCAAAAAATCTGTTTTATACTGATCACTTTTTTCCTTACAAGTGTAATTTCTGCTCAGGAATTGTCTGTGTCATCGGGAACGATAAAGCGATTTTCAAACTATAAATCTCAATTCGTCGATGCCCGAACCATTGATGTTTGGTTGCCAGAAGGTTTTTCTGAAAATGAAAAATACGCCGTTTTGTATATGCAAGATGGACAAATGCTATTTGATGCTAAAAGCACTTGGAACAAACAGGCTTGGGAGATTGATGAGGTAGCCGCAACATTACTTACTCAAGGAAAAATACAAAAATTTATTGTGGTAGGTATTTGGAACAACGGCCAAAAAAGGCATTCTGAATATTTTCCACAAAAACCATATCAAACTTTAAACAGCACCCAACAAACCAATATTTCAAATATTTTACTTAAAAGAGGGAAAATAAATTCGGAATTCATTCCAGCGTCTGACAATTACTTGAAATTCGTTACTGCCGAACTAAAACCCTTTATTGATAGTAATTTCCCAACCCAAAAGGACGCAAAGCATACCTTTATAGCGGGTTCCAGTATGGGGGCATTGATTTCTTTGTATGCTATCTGCGAATATCCTACTGTTTTTGGTGGTGCGGCCTGTTTGTCGACCCATTGGACCGGTATTTATCAAAACGAGGACAACCCAATACCCGATACTTTTTTTTCGTATTTAAAAAATAAGCTCCCTGATTCAAAAAATCATAAAATATATTTTGATTATGGAGACCAAACTTTAGATAGCCTGTACCAACCATCACAGCAAAAAGTAGATGCTATAATGAAATCTAAAGGATATACTAGTAAAAACTGGGAAACCCGATTTTTTCCGGGCGAAAATCACTCCGAACTAGCTTGGGCAAAAAGAATGCAATTTCCCTTATTGTTCTTGTTGTAA